One part of the Arabidopsis thaliana chromosome 4, partial sequence genome encodes these proteins:
- a CDS encoding Late embryogenesis abundant (LEA) hydroxyproline-rich glycoprotein family (Late embryogenesis abundant (LEA) hydroxyproline-rich glycoprotein family; FUNCTIONS IN: molecular_function unknown; INVOLVED IN: biological_process unknown; LOCATED IN: endomembrane system; EXPRESSED IN: 11 plant structures; EXPRESSED DURING: 6 growth stages; CONTAINS InterPro DOMAIN/s: Late embryogenesis abundant protein, group 2 (InterPro:IPR004864); BEST Arabidopsis thaliana protein match is: Glycine-rich protein family (TAIR:AT1G64450.1); Has 327 Blast hits to 319 proteins in 21 species: Archae - 0; Bacteria - 0; Metazoa - 0; Fungi - 0; Plants - 327; Viruses - 0; Other Eukaryotes - 0 (source: NCBI BLink).): protein MSKSCSNLASCAVATLFIVFLIIAALTVYLTVFRPRDPEISVTSVKVPSFSVANSSVSFTFSQFSAVRNPNRAAFSHYNNVIQLFYYGNRIGYTFVPAGEIESGRTKRMLATFSVQSFPLAAASSSQISAAQFQNSDRSGSTVEIESKLEMAGRVRVLGLFTHRIAAKCNCRIAISSSDGSIVAVRC, encoded by the coding sequence ATGTCGAAGTCTTGTTCAAACCTCGCTTCATGCGCCGTCGCCACGCTCTTCATAGTCTTCTTAATCATCGCCGCACTTACTGTTTATCTCACAGTCTTTAGACCGAGAGATCCTGAGATCTCCGTCACTAGCGTCAAGGTTCCTTCATTCTCCGTCGCTAATAGCTCCGTTAGTTTCACCTTTTCTCAATTCTCCGCCGTTAGAAACCCTAACCGCGCAGCTTTCTCACACTACAACAATGTAATCCAGCTCTTTTACTATGGAAACCGGATCGGTTATACCTTCGTACCTGCTGGTGAGATCGAATCGGGTCGAACCAAGCGTATGTTAGCTACTTTCTCCGTTCAGTCGTTTCCTCTCGCGGCGGCCTCTAGTTCTCAAATCTCCGCCGCCCAATTTCAAAATTCGGATCGGTCCGGGTCAACAGTGGAAATAGAGTCGAAGCTGGAGATGGCGGGTCGGGTTCGGGTTCTCGGTTTGTTTACTCACCGAATCGCGGCTAAATGTAATTGTAGGATCGCGATTTCCTCGAGTGATGGTTCCATCGTAGCCGTCCGttgttaa
- a CDS encoding Nucleoside diphosphate kinase family protein (Nucleoside diphosphate kinase family protein; FUNCTIONS IN: nucleoside diphosphate kinase activity, zinc ion binding, ATP binding; INVOLVED IN: UTP biosynthetic process, GTP biosynthetic process, CTP biosynthetic process; LOCATED IN: mitochondrion; EXPRESSED IN: 24 plant structures; EXPRESSED DURING: 15 growth stages; CONTAINS InterPro DOMAIN/s: Nucleoside diphosphate kinase, core (InterPro:IPR001564); BEST Arabidopsis thaliana protein match is: Pleckstrin homology (PH) domain-containing protein (TAIR:AT4G23895.3); Has 30201 Blast hits to 17322 proteins in 780 species: Archae - 12; Bacteria - 1396; Metazoa - 17338; Fungi - 3422; Plants - 5037; Viruses - 0; Other Eukaryotes - 2996 (source: NCBI BLink).) — translation MSSQICRSASRAARSLLSSAKNARFFSEGRAIGAASVVHATGKVPQYASNFGKSGSGFVSNSWITGLLALPAAAFMLQDQEALAAEMERTFIAIKPDGVQRGLISEIITRFERKGYKLVGIKVMVPSKGFAQKHYHDLKERPFFNGLCNFLSSGPVVAMVWEGEGVIRYGRKLIGATDPQKSEPGTIRGDLAVVVGRNIIHGSDGPETAKDEISLWFKPEELVSYTSNAEKWIYGQN, via the exons ATGAGCTCCCAAATCTGCAGATCTGCTTCTAGAGCAGCCAggtctcttctttcttcagcCAAGAATGCTCGTTTCTTCTCCG AAGGCCGAGCCATTGGTGCAGCAAGTGTGGTGCATGCGACTGGAAAAGTCCCTCAGTATGCATCCAACTTTGGAAAATCGGGTTCTGGCTTCGTCTCTAATAGCTGGATCACCGGACTCCTTGCTCTTCCTGCTGCAG CCTTCATGCTCCAAGATCAGGAAGCACTTGCTGCAGAG ATGGAACGCACTTTCATCGCTATCAAACCTGATGGAGTGCAGCGAGGACTG ATATCAGAAATCATTACACGGTTCGAACGCAAAGGATACAAGCTTGTTGGCATTAAAGTCATGGTTCCTTCAAAGGGTTTCGCGCAGAAGCATTACCATGATCTAAAGGAGAGACCTTTCTTCAACGGCTTGTGTAACTTCCTTAGCTCAGGCCCTGTTGTTGCCATG GTATGGGAAGGTGAAGGAGTGATTAGATACGGACGTAAACTGATTGGAGCCACTGATCCTCAGAAATCAGAACCTGGAACTATCCGAGGCGATCTCGCTGTTGTTGTTGGAAG GAACATTATACATGGAAGCGATGGACCAGAGACAGCTAAAGACGAGATCAGCTTGTGGTTTAAGCCTGAAGAACTCGTTTCTTACACTAGTAACGCTGAGAAGTGGATCTACGGCCAGAACTGA
- a CDS encoding Late embryogenesis abundant (LEA) hydroxyproline-rich glycoprotein family (Late embryogenesis abundant (LEA) hydroxyproline-rich glycoprotein family; FUNCTIONS IN: molecular_function unknown; INVOLVED IN: biological_process unknown; LOCATED IN: endomembrane system; EXPRESSED IN: 11 plant structures; EXPRESSED DURING: 6 growth stages; CONTAINS InterPro DOMAIN/s: Late embryogenesis abundant protein, group 2 (InterPro:IPR004864); BEST Arabidopsis thaliana protein match is: Glycine-rich protein family (TAIR:AT1G64450.1); Has 35333 Blast hits to 34131 proteins in 2444 species: Archae - 798; Bacteria - 22429; Metazoa - 974; Fungi - 991; Plants - 531; Viruses - 0; Other Eukaryotes - 9610 (source: NCBI BLink).), translating to MSKSCSNLASCAVATLFIVFLIIAALTVYLTVFRPRDPEISVTSVKVPSFSVANSSLFYYGNRIGYTFVPAGEIESGRTKRMLATFSVQSFPLAAASSSQISAAQFQNSDRSGSTVEIESKLEMAGRVRVLGLFTHRIAAKCNCRIAISSSDGSIVAVRC from the exons ATGTCGAAGTCTTGTTCAAACCTCGCTTCATGCGCCGTCGCCACGCTCTTCATAGTCTTCTTAATCATCGCCGCACTTACTGTTTATCTCACAGTCTTTAGACCGAGAGATCCTGAGATCTCCGTCACTAGCGTCAAGGTTCCTTCATTCTCCGTCGCTAATAGCTCC CTCTTTTACTATGGAAACCGGATCGGTTATACCTTCGTACCTGCTGGTGAGATCGAATCGGGTCGAACCAAGCGTATGTTAGCTACTTTCTCCGTTCAGTCGTTTCCTCTCGCGGCGGCCTCTAGTTCTCAAATCTCCGCCGCCCAATTTCAAAATTCGGATCGGTCCGGGTCAACAGTGGAAATAGAGTCGAAGCTGGAGATGGCGGGTCGGGTTCGGGTTCTCGGTTTGTTTACTCACCGAATCGCGGCTAAATGTAATTGTAGGATCGCGATTTCCTCGAGTGATGGTTCCATCGTAGCCGTCCGttgttaa
- a CDS encoding uncharacterized protein (unknown protein; BEST Arabidopsis thaliana protein match is: unknown protein (TAIR:AT4G10970.4); Has 52 Blast hits to 52 proteins in 12 species: Archae - 0; Bacteria - 0; Metazoa - 0; Fungi - 0; Plants - 52; Viruses - 0; Other Eukaryotes - 0 (source: NCBI BLink).) has translation METGTPLIAETIALTEKKVAMALDDIIKLAKRKTNVNKGKKPRREKNKNQNFNGAARNNTSNVRHHMNSLSAVRQGAVGKRRSRFQGIQFPVTTNIARKASTAAPLDFRGRAFNGGRMTSANQSRLIAPPVQNISVQARVNAKRHEVDQKVEHRGGKRKTLDSRFASMKEQRMTINNYGVTVQVPRLPPWVRARRFSQ, from the exons ATGGAGACTGGAACACCACTTATAGCGGAGACCATTGCCCTCACTGAAAAGAAAGTCGCCATGGCTTTAG ATGATATTATCAAGTTGGCAAAGAGAAAGACCAATGTGAATAAGGGCAAGAAACCAAGGAGAGAAAAG aacaaaaaccaaaactttaatGGTGCTGCGAGAAATAATACCTCTAATGTGCGCCATCATATGAACTCACTTTCTGCTGTTAGACAG GGTGCTGTTGGTAAGAGAAGGTCTAGGTTCCAAGGAATTCAATTTCCTGTAACAACAAACATTGCTCGTAAAGCTTCTACTGCTGCTCCACTCGATTTCCGCGGTAGAGCTTTTAATGGTGGAAGGATGACTAGTGCCAATCAGTCAAG GCTTATTGCTCCACCAGTTCAAAATATATCTGTACAGGCTAGAGTCAACGCAAAG AGGCATGAGGTAGATCAGAAAGTAGAACACAGAGGAGGGAAGAGGAAGACACTGGACTCTCGCTTTGCAAGCATGAAAGAGCAGAGAATGACGATTAACAACTATGGTGTTACAGTGCAAGTTCCAAGATTACCACCATGGGTTAGAGCCAGAAGATTTTCCCAATGA
- the UGE2 gene encoding UDP-D-glucose/UDP-D-galactose 4-epimerase 2 (UDP-D-glucose/UDP-D-galactose 4-epimerase 2 (UGE2); CONTAINS InterPro DOMAIN/s: NAD-dependent epimerase/dehydratase (InterPro:IPR001509), NAD(P)-binding domain (InterPro:IPR016040), UDP-glucose 4-epimerase (InterPro:IPR005886); BEST Arabidopsis thaliana protein match is: UDP-D-glucose/UDP-D-galactose 4-epimerase 5 (TAIR:AT4G10960.1); Has 45788 Blast hits to 45762 proteins in 3004 species: Archae - 838; Bacteria - 27545; Metazoa - 690; Fungi - 619; Plants - 1224; Viruses - 37; Other Eukaryotes - 14835 (source: NCBI BLink).), giving the protein MAKSVLVTGGAGYIGSHTVLQLLEGGYSAVVVDNYDNSSAASLQRVKKLAGENGNRLSFHQVDLRDRPALEKIFSETKFDAVIHFAGLKAVGESVEKPLLYYNNNIVGTVTLLEVMAQYGCKNLVFSSSATVYGWPKEVPCTEESPISATNPYGRTKLFIEEICRDVHRSDSEWKIILLRYFNPVGAHPSGYIGEDPLGVPNNLMPYVQQVAVGRRPHLTVFGTDYKTKDGTGVRDYIHVMDLADGHIAALRKLDDLKISCEVYNLGTGNGTSVLEMVAAFEKASGKKIPLVMAGRRPGDAEVVYASTEKAERELNWKAKNGIEEMCRDLWNWASNNPYGYNSSSNGSSS; this is encoded by the exons ATGGCGAAGAGTGTTTTGGTTACCGGCGGCGCTGGCTATATCGGAAGTCATACTGTTCTTCAACTGCTTGAAGGTGGTTACTCCGCCGTCGTTGTTGACAATTACGACAATTCCTCTGCTGCTTCGCTTCAGCGCGTGAAGAAACTCGCCGGCGAAAACGGAAACCGCCTCTCCTTCCACCAG GTGGATCTCCGAGACAGGCCTGCGCTTGAGAAGATATTCTcagaaacaaa GTTTGATGCAGTGATACACTTTGCTGGACTTAAAGCAGTAGGTGAGAGTGTGGAGAAGCCTTTGCTctattataataataacattgTTGGCACTGTTACTCTTTTGGAGGTTATGGCTCAATAcggctgcaaaaat cttgtatttTCATCATCAGCTACTGTCTATGGCTGGCCTAAGGAGGTTCCTTGCACTGAGGAGTCACCAATTTCTGCCACTAACCCATATGGCCGTACAAAG CTTTTTATCGAAGAGATTTGCCGGGATGTACATCGTTCTGACTCGGAATGGAAGATCATATTGCTTAGATACTTCAACCCTGTTGGTGCACATCCTAGTGGTTACATTGGTGAAGATCCTCTTGGAGTTCCCAACAATCTCATGCCTTATGTCCAACAAGTTGCAGTTGGCCGGAGACCTCACCTTACTGTCTTTGGAACCGACTACAAGACAAAGGATGGTACAGGG GTTAGAGATTACATTCATGTCATGGATTTAGCAGATGGACACATAGCTGCTCTGCGTAAGCTAGATGATCTCAAAATCA GTTGTGAGGTATACAATCTTGGAACGGGTAATGGAACATCGGTCCTAGAAATGGTCGCTGCCTTTGAAAAAGCATCCGGAAAG AAAATCCCTTTGGTGATGGCTGGACGACGTCCTGGAGACGCTGAAGTTGTTTACGCCTCAACGGAAAAAGCAGAGCGCGAACTAAATTGGAA GGCTAAGAATGGGATAGAGGAGATGTGTAGGGATCTATGGAATTGGGCAAGCAATAACCCCTACGGCTACAATTCCTCCTCCAATGGCTCCTCTTCATAA